Proteins co-encoded in one Granulicella cerasi genomic window:
- a CDS encoding carboxypeptidase-like regulatory domain-containing protein: MPAFAQFESGVEATVVDPSGAAVPGATMSLTNQATHITNQATANGAGYLHILQLPVGTYTAEVKAPGFKAWKLTDIVVEGRTVRTVYPKLSLGSETTTVSVEADTQQIETSRGNIGRTLETKTVQESPMLGQNIYAGVATLAPGVTGLGTDSGNISAAGSVGTSSYNAESGYQINSAGQRQETNEFQVDGTPVNSNSRDGVTNITPHPETVQEMKVTALSFTADKGRQSGALIELFTKSGTNKFHGMVQEFHSDNALQSRTHFNNGKVPRTIRNDFGGAVGGPIFKDRTFFFGSLFWERSIQGQSLVRTAETQDFTNYVKTKYPNAIGTMFLTQAPVKVYPTSQFLNVAQVRAAYGALTTDTFSDFTGNVVGSTTVNVSVPINGFQGHLRLDHSMNDGRDKVFFSFFRNTTMATTADPRPILAYTNPNRTMYAKFDYVHAFSSSLVNDAGISFTRNYGKQDVNLPALPNIYYLGGISATFSQWGPSDWTQNNMTYQDALTWSHGRHTIKAGIDIDRQQDLDNFENGLVRPAFYFLSPLDLVTDLPFYQGGPVVDLKTQTIAHDLYQRVYMLYVAPFVQEDWKVNSRLTMNFGVRLDYFGHQSTVQNGHSAIAFFTPQGTGSMNTQIANGSMVVRGSNGQATYNAQYRVSPRVGFAYDVLGNGKLSVHGGYGIFSDKVGEYAYVNGMRTNPPGYANPSLNIYSGATRSQFTFQTSNSGAQGFAPPNGLSYQTDAHGGLVGTRTSVGGIDPNLQAPMVHAWALGVQQAVAGGWVLEFDYLGTASRKLYLQTNVNRYAGDAQQHAGSYTYLNQSFGSVTYGQNNNVANTNVGAFGVTHSFAHGWTMHATYTLSKSLDYISSNDNGVGGGETVFDAAHPERQYGRSDYDSRHRFSADAVWNIPGVKSSSIAHAITSGFTVSPIVILQSGQPFTVYTSAQYSAGGDYNGDGYNYDMPNVPSFGRQISAARSQWLPTANGGGGGVFKASAFAAPAPGTEGNLGRNTYNGPGYAVTNIALERKFPLHFLGEAGLFELRGEFLNAFNRVNLAKPVSDLSSTSFGMSTTQLLPRQIQLVAHIRF; encoded by the coding sequence TTGCCTGCATTCGCCCAGTTTGAGAGCGGTGTCGAAGCCACCGTGGTAGATCCGTCGGGTGCGGCTGTACCCGGCGCCACTATGTCGCTTACCAATCAGGCGACGCACATCACGAATCAGGCGACCGCGAATGGAGCGGGCTACCTGCACATTCTGCAACTGCCTGTCGGCACCTACACCGCAGAGGTGAAGGCCCCCGGCTTCAAGGCATGGAAGCTGACCGACATCGTCGTCGAAGGCCGCACGGTACGTACGGTGTATCCGAAGCTCTCACTCGGGTCGGAGACGACTACGGTTTCCGTCGAGGCTGACACGCAGCAGATCGAAACTTCACGCGGCAACATCGGCCGCACGCTCGAGACGAAGACGGTGCAGGAGTCGCCGATGCTTGGCCAGAATATCTACGCAGGCGTTGCGACGCTTGCGCCGGGTGTCACGGGCCTTGGTACGGACTCCGGCAACATCTCCGCTGCTGGTTCTGTAGGCACTTCGAGCTACAACGCGGAGTCGGGCTATCAGATCAACTCCGCTGGTCAGCGCCAGGAGACGAACGAGTTTCAAGTGGACGGTACGCCGGTGAACTCGAACTCGCGCGATGGCGTGACGAACATCACACCGCATCCTGAAACCGTGCAGGAGATGAAGGTCACCGCGCTCAGCTTCACGGCAGACAAGGGACGCCAGAGCGGTGCTCTCATCGAACTCTTCACGAAGTCCGGCACAAACAAGTTTCACGGCATGGTGCAGGAGTTCCACAGTGACAACGCGCTGCAGTCGCGCACGCACTTCAACAACGGCAAGGTGCCGCGCACGATTCGTAACGACTTCGGCGGCGCAGTGGGCGGGCCGATCTTCAAAGACCGCACTTTCTTCTTCGGCTCGCTGTTCTGGGAGCGGTCCATTCAGGGCCAGTCGCTTGTGCGCACGGCGGAGACGCAGGACTTCACGAACTACGTGAAGACCAAGTATCCGAACGCGATCGGCACGATGTTCCTCACGCAGGCTCCGGTGAAGGTTTATCCGACCAGCCAGTTCCTCAACGTAGCGCAGGTGCGTGCGGCGTATGGTGCGCTGACCACGGATACATTCTCTGACTTCACCGGCAACGTTGTCGGTTCCACGACCGTGAACGTCTCGGTGCCGATCAATGGCTTCCAGGGGCATCTTCGTCTCGACCACTCGATGAACGATGGCCGCGACAAGGTCTTCTTCAGCTTCTTCCGCAACACGACGATGGCGACGACGGCTGATCCGCGTCCGATCCTCGCGTACACCAACCCCAACCGCACCATGTACGCGAAGTTCGACTACGTGCACGCGTTCTCGTCTTCGCTGGTGAATGACGCGGGCATCAGCTTCACGCGCAACTACGGCAAGCAGGATGTAAACCTGCCGGCGCTGCCGAACATCTATTACCTTGGTGGCATCAGCGCAACCTTCAGCCAGTGGGGACCGTCGGACTGGACGCAGAACAACATGACTTACCAGGACGCGTTGACCTGGTCGCATGGCCGCCACACCATCAAGGCGGGCATTGATATCGATCGCCAGCAGGACCTCGACAACTTTGAGAACGGCCTTGTACGTCCGGCGTTCTACTTCCTCAGCCCGCTGGATCTTGTTACCGATCTGCCGTTCTACCAGGGCGGCCCGGTCGTTGATCTGAAGACTCAGACGATCGCTCACGACCTCTATCAGCGCGTGTACATGCTCTACGTCGCTCCGTTCGTGCAGGAAGACTGGAAGGTCAACTCGCGACTCACGATGAACTTCGGCGTGCGTCTCGATTACTTCGGCCACCAGAGCACGGTGCAGAACGGTCACAGCGCCATCGCGTTCTTCACGCCGCAGGGAACCGGCAGCATGAACACGCAGATCGCCAACGGCTCGATGGTGGTGCGTGGCTCGAACGGCCAGGCTACGTACAACGCGCAGTATCGCGTTTCACCGCGCGTCGGCTTTGCGTATGACGTGCTCGGCAACGGCAAGCTCTCGGTGCACGGCGGCTACGGCATCTTCAGCGACAAGGTCGGTGAGTACGCTTACGTCAACGGCATGCGCACCAACCCTCCGGGCTATGCGAATCCGTCGCTCAACATCTACTCCGGCGCCACGCGTTCGCAGTTCACCTTCCAGACCAGCAACTCCGGCGCGCAGGGCTTTGCTCCGCCGAACGGCTTGAGCTATCAGACCGATGCACATGGTGGCCTCGTCGGCACGCGTACTTCGGTCGGTGGTATCGACCCGAACCTGCAGGCACCGATGGTGCACGCATGGGCGCTGGGTGTGCAGCAGGCAGTGGCAGGTGGCTGGGTGCTGGAGTTCGACTACCTTGGCACGGCGAGCCGCAAGCTCTACCTGCAGACGAACGTGAACCGCTACGCAGGCGATGCGCAACAGCACGCTGGCAGCTACACCTACCTCAACCAGAGCTTCGGCTCCGTCACGTATGGTCAGAACAACAACGTGGCGAACACGAACGTCGGCGCCTTTGGCGTAACGCACTCGTTCGCGCATGGCTGGACGATGCACGCGACCTACACGCTCAGCAAGTCGCTCGACTACATCAGTTCGAACGATAACGGTGTTGGCGGCGGCGAGACTGTCTTCGACGCTGCGCACCCGGAGCGCCAGTATGGTCGTTCCGATTACGACTCACGTCATCGCTTCTCGGCTGACGCGGTGTGGAACATCCCCGGCGTGAAGAGCAGCAGCATCGCACACGCCATCACCAGCGGCTTCACGGTGTCGCCGATTGTGATCCTGCAGTCGGGCCAGCCGTTCACGGTCTACACCTCGGCGCAGTACTCTGCGGGCGGAGACTACAACGGCGATGGCTACAACTACGACATGCCCAACGTTCCTTCGTTTGGTCGTCAGATCAGTGCAGCGCGGTCGCAGTGGTTGCCCACGGCAAACGGTGGCGGCGGCGGTGTCTTCAAGGCAAGCGCGTTCGCGGCACCTGCTCCTGGAACCGAAGGAAACCTTGGCCGCAACACTTACAACGGCCCTGGCTACGCGGTGACGAACATCGCTCTGGAGCGCAAGTTCCCACTGCACTTCCTCGGCGAAGCAGGACTCTTCGAGCTACGTGGCGAGTTCCTCAACGCCTTCAATCGAGTGAATCTCGCAAAGCCTGTCAGCGATCTGTCGAGCACCAGCTTCGGCATGTCGACGACGCAGTTGCTTCCGCGCCAGATTCAACTCGTCGCGCACATCCGCTTCTAA